One window from the genome of Streptomyces sp. NBC_00708 encodes:
- a CDS encoding aminoglycoside phosphotransferase family protein, giving the protein MGFEPPQRLVRALGESYGDTAAGDWLAGLPALTEQALAATGRAPVVERVAAPGGRSSLVLLVRGADGTPAALKLAPSGAAPGLELAALAHWNGWGAVQLLDPVDTGRPVEGTLLLERLHPEMSLRSLPEAKALLEAAGTVRRLWVDPPAGHAFETVEERTGRRTDAMRAAAAADPALEPMVTAALATREELVAGSPETLLLHGNFRQSKVLAGERAPWLTVGPEPLVGERAYDLARLVRDRVEDLIASPAGATTARRRIKKLAESLDVDQGRLHGWTLFRAVESGTRALAAGRRQEGEVTLEFAGWL; this is encoded by the coding sequence ATGGGTTTTGAACCGCCGCAGCGTCTGGTGCGAGCGCTCGGCGAGTCGTACGGGGATACGGCCGCCGGGGACTGGCTCGCGGGCCTTCCCGCACTGACCGAACAGGCGCTGGCAGCGACCGGGCGCGCCCCGGTCGTGGAGCGGGTCGCCGCCCCCGGCGGGCGCAGCAGTCTGGTCCTGCTGGTCCGGGGGGCCGACGGCACCCCGGCCGCCCTGAAGCTCGCCCCGTCCGGTGCCGCACCCGGGCTGGAGCTGGCGGCGCTGGCGCACTGGAACGGCTGGGGCGCGGTGCAGCTGCTCGATCCCGTGGACACCGGGCGCCCCGTCGAGGGCACGCTGCTGCTGGAGCGGCTGCATCCGGAGATGTCGCTGCGTTCGCTGCCGGAGGCGAAGGCGCTGCTGGAGGCGGCCGGGACGGTGCGGCGGCTGTGGGTCGATCCGCCGGCCGGGCACGCCTTCGAGACGGTCGAGGAACGGACCGGGCGGCGCACGGACGCCATGCGCGCCGCCGCCGCGGCCGACCCGGCGCTGGAGCCGATGGTCACGGCGGCCCTGGCGACGCGCGAGGAACTGGTCGCCGGGTCCCCCGAGACGCTGCTGCTGCACGGCAACTTCCGGCAGAGCAAGGTGCTCGCGGGCGAGCGGGCGCCCTGGCTGACGGTCGGGCCGGAGCCGCTGGTCGGCGAGCGGGCCTATGATCTGGCGCGACTGGTCCGGGACCGGGTCGAGGACCTGATCGCCTCGCCCGCCGGAGCGACGACGGCCCGGCGCCGGATCAAGAAGCTCGCGGAGTCGCTGGACGTGGACCAGGGACGGCTGCACGGCTGGACGCTGTTCCGGGCCGTGGAGTCGGGCACCCGGGCGCTGGCCGCCGGACGCCGCCAGGAGGGCGAAGTGACGCTGGAGTTCGCGGGCTGGCTGTAG
- the dxr gene encoding 1-deoxy-D-xylulose-5-phosphate reductoisomerase has translation MGAMTDSPAPLADPHLVFDATEGRRDLVLLGSTGSIGTQAIDLVLRNPDRFRVTALSAAGGRVGLLAEQARLLKVRTVAVASPEAVPALREALRHEYGTAEPLPGILAGPDAATELAASDCHTVLNGITGSIGLAPTLAALKAGRTLALANKESLIVGGPLVKALAAPGQIIPVDSEHAALFQALAAGTRADVRRLVVTASGGPFRGRTRSELDGVTREQALAHPTWAMGPVITVNSATLVNKGLEVIEAHLLYDIPFDRIEVVVHPQSYVHSMVEFTDGSTLAQATPPDMSGPIAIGLGWPQRVPDAAPAFDWTKASSWEFFPLDTEAFPSVGLARHVGALGGTAPAVFNAANEECVDAFLSGALPFNGIMDTVTAVVGEHGTPASGTSLTVADVLEAETWARTRARELSAKATAEARA, from the coding sequence ATGGGGGCCATGACCGACAGCCCTGCCCCTCTCGCCGACCCGCACCTCGTCTTCGACGCCACGGAAGGCCGCCGGGACCTCGTCCTCCTCGGTTCCACCGGGTCCATCGGCACCCAGGCCATCGACCTGGTGCTGCGCAACCCCGACCGCTTCCGCGTCACCGCGCTGTCCGCGGCCGGCGGCCGGGTCGGCCTCCTCGCCGAGCAGGCGCGCCTCCTCAAGGTGCGCACGGTCGCGGTCGCCTCGCCCGAGGCCGTACCCGCCCTGCGCGAGGCGCTGCGACACGAGTACGGGACGGCCGAGCCGCTCCCCGGGATCCTCGCCGGCCCCGACGCGGCGACCGAGCTGGCCGCGAGCGACTGCCACACCGTGCTGAACGGGATCACCGGCTCCATCGGCCTGGCCCCGACCCTGGCCGCGCTGAAGGCGGGCCGCACCCTGGCGCTCGCCAACAAGGAGTCCCTGATCGTCGGCGGCCCCCTGGTCAAGGCGCTGGCGGCGCCGGGCCAGATCATCCCGGTCGACTCGGAGCACGCCGCCCTCTTCCAGGCGCTCGCGGCCGGCACCCGCGCCGATGTGCGCCGGCTCGTCGTCACCGCGTCCGGCGGCCCGTTCCGCGGCCGGACCAGGAGCGAGCTCGACGGTGTCACCCGGGAGCAGGCCCTCGCCCACCCCACCTGGGCGATGGGCCCGGTCATCACGGTCAACTCGGCGACCCTGGTCAACAAGGGCCTCGAAGTCATCGAGGCGCACCTCCTCTACGACATCCCCTTCGACCGCATCGAGGTCGTCGTCCACCCCCAGTCGTACGTGCACTCGATGGTCGAGTTCACCGACGGCTCCACGCTCGCCCAGGCGACCCCGCCCGACATGTCCGGACCGATCGCCATCGGTCTCGGCTGGCCGCAGCGCGTTCCGGACGCGGCCCCCGCCTTCGACTGGACGAAGGCCTCCAGCTGGGAGTTCTTCCCGCTGGACACCGAGGCCTTCCCGTCCGTCGGCCTCGCCCGGCACGTGGGTGCGCTGGGCGGCACCGCGCCGGCCGTCTTCAACGCGGCCAACGAGGAGTGCGTTGACGCGTTCCTGTCCGGCGCACTGCCCTTCAACGGCATCATGGACACGGTCACCGCGGTGGTGGGAGAGCACGGAACGCCCGCATCGGGAACTTCTCTCACCGTCGCGGACGTACTTGAAGCGGAGACCTGGGCGCGGACCCGGGCCCGGGAACTCTCGGCCAAGGCCACTGCGGAGGCACGCGCATGA
- a CDS encoding YlxR family protein, with translation MSGRTHARACPERTCVGCRERAAKNALLRIVADGDACVPDPRGTLPGRGAYVHPVPECLDLAVRRRAFPRAFKAKGPFDPTAVQRFVERVTP, from the coding sequence GTGTCTGGCCGGACGCACGCCCGCGCTTGCCCTGAGCGAACCTGTGTGGGATGCCGGGAGCGGGCGGCCAAGAACGCGTTGCTGCGCATCGTCGCGGACGGGGACGCCTGCGTCCCCGATCCTCGCGGTACGCTGCCCGGCCGGGGTGCGTACGTGCACCCCGTCCCCGAATGTCTGGACCTGGCGGTTCGCCGCCGGGCGTTCCCCCGGGCCTTCAAGGCCAAGGGGCCGTTCGACCCCACCGCGGTACAGCGGTTCGTCGAGCGGGTGACACCGTAA
- the nusA gene encoding transcription termination factor NusA, with protein MDIDVKLLKGLAQDKEIPFDVLVEAIESALLIAYHRTDGSHRRARVELDERGHVTVWAKEDPADLEEGQEPKEFDDTPSGFGRIAATTAKQVILQRLRDAEDDRTFGEYAGHEGDVVTGVVQQGKDPKNVLVDIGKLEAILPVQEQVPGEEYTHGLRLRTYVVRVAKGVRGPSVTLSRTHPNLVKKLFALEVPEIADGSVEICAIAREAGHRTKIAVRSTRSGLNAKGACIGPMGGRVRNVMAELHGEKIDIVDWSDDPAEMVANALSPARVSEVEVVDLGARSARVTVPDYQLSLAIGKEGQNARLAARLTGWRIDIRPDTETDAERDVADRERAERARERSERR; from the coding sequence GTGGACATCGACGTGAAGCTCCTGAAGGGCTTGGCGCAGGACAAGGAGATCCCGTTCGACGTCCTCGTCGAGGCGATCGAGTCGGCCCTCCTCATCGCGTACCACCGCACGGACGGCAGCCACCGCAGGGCCCGCGTGGAGCTGGACGAGCGCGGCCATGTGACGGTGTGGGCCAAGGAGGACCCCGCCGACCTGGAGGAGGGGCAGGAGCCCAAGGAGTTCGACGACACCCCGTCGGGCTTCGGCCGGATCGCCGCCACCACCGCCAAGCAGGTCATCCTCCAGCGTCTGCGCGACGCCGAGGACGACCGCACGTTCGGCGAGTACGCGGGCCACGAGGGCGATGTCGTCACCGGCGTCGTCCAGCAGGGCAAGGACCCGAAGAACGTCCTGGTCGACATCGGCAAGCTGGAAGCCATCCTGCCGGTGCAGGAGCAGGTGCCGGGCGAGGAGTACACCCACGGCCTGCGGCTGCGCACCTATGTCGTGCGCGTCGCCAAGGGTGTGCGCGGTCCCTCGGTCACGCTGTCGCGGACCCACCCCAACCTGGTGAAGAAGCTCTTCGCGCTGGAGGTCCCGGAGATCGCCGACGGTTCCGTCGAGATCTGCGCGATCGCCCGCGAGGCCGGCCACCGTACCAAGATCGCGGTCCGCTCCACCCGCTCCGGCCTCAACGCCAAGGGCGCCTGCATCGGCCCGATGGGCGGACGCGTGCGCAACGTGATGGCCGAGCTGCACGGTGAGAAGATCGACATCGTCGACTGGTCGGACGACCCGGCGGAGATGGTCGCCAACGCGTTGTCACCCGCACGGGTGAGCGAGGTCGAGGTCGTGGACCTCGGTGCCCGTTCCGCCCGGGTGACCGTGCCGGACTACCAGCTCTCGCTGGCGATCGGCAAGGAGGGGCAGAACGCCCGCCTCGCCGCCCGCCTGACCGGCTGGCGCATCGACATCCGCCCGGACACCGAGACCGACGCCGAGCGCGATGTCGCCGACCGCGAGCGCGCCGAGCGGGCCCGGGAGCGTTCCGAGCGGCGCTGA
- a CDS encoding site-2 protease family protein, whose amino-acid sequence MSMTTILLTILGIAVFALGLLFSIAWHELGHLSTAKLFGIRVPQYMVGFGPTVWSRKKGDTEYGIKAIPAGGYIRMIGMFPPGADGRLEARSTSPWRGMIEDARSAAFEELEPGDETRLFYTRKPWKRVIVMFAGPFMNLVLAVAIFLGVAMSFGFQTNTTEVAGVQKCVIPQSAQRDTCKKSDAVSPAQAAGLKKGDKIVAFDGERMDSWDALSDRIRDTVGPATITVERDGQEKDLHAVLLKNAVAKKDSHGEAVAGEYITAGYLGFAAQTKILPLSFGDSVVRMGDMVENGVDSIIALPSKIPSLWDAAFGDGERAADSPVGVVGAARIGGEVMTLDVPAENQIAMMLFLLAGFNLSLFLFNMLPLLPLDGGHIAGALWEALRRNTARVFKRPDPGPFDVAKLMPVAYVVAGVFICFTLLVLVADVVNPVKIT is encoded by the coding sequence ATGAGCATGACGACGATCCTGCTGACGATTCTCGGTATCGCCGTCTTCGCCCTCGGCCTGCTCTTCTCCATCGCCTGGCACGAGCTGGGCCACCTGTCGACGGCCAAGCTCTTCGGCATCCGCGTCCCCCAGTACATGGTCGGCTTCGGCCCGACCGTCTGGTCGCGCAAGAAGGGCGACACCGAGTACGGCATCAAGGCCATTCCGGCCGGTGGCTACATCCGCATGATCGGGATGTTCCCGCCCGGCGCGGACGGCCGCCTCGAAGCCCGCTCCACCTCGCCCTGGCGCGGCATGATCGAGGACGCCAGATCCGCCGCCTTCGAGGAGCTGGAACCGGGCGACGAGACGCGCCTGTTCTACACGCGCAAGCCGTGGAAGCGCGTGATCGTCATGTTCGCCGGCCCGTTCATGAACCTGGTCCTGGCCGTGGCGATCTTCCTCGGCGTCGCCATGTCCTTCGGCTTCCAGACCAACACCACCGAGGTCGCCGGCGTCCAGAAGTGCGTCATCCCGCAGAGCGCGCAGCGCGACACCTGCAAGAAGTCCGACGCCGTCTCGCCCGCCCAGGCCGCCGGACTGAAGAAGGGCGACAAGATCGTCGCCTTCGACGGTGAGCGGATGGACTCCTGGGACGCCCTCTCCGACCGCATCCGCGACACCGTCGGCCCCGCCACCATCACCGTGGAACGCGACGGACAGGAGAAGGACCTGCACGCGGTCCTCCTGAAGAACGCCGTCGCCAAGAAGGACTCGCACGGCGAGGCGGTCGCCGGCGAATACATCACGGCCGGCTACCTCGGCTTCGCCGCCCAGACGAAGATCCTCCCGCTCTCCTTCGGCGACTCGGTCGTCCGCATGGGTGACATGGTGGAGAACGGCGTCGACTCGATCATCGCCCTGCCCTCCAAGATCCCCTCCCTGTGGGACGCGGCCTTCGGCGACGGCGAGCGCGCGGCGGACTCCCCGGTCGGCGTCGTCGGCGCGGCCCGCATCGGCGGCGAGGTGATGACGCTGGACGTCCCGGCGGAGAACCAGATCGCGATGATGCTGTTCCTGCTGGCCGGCTTCAACCTCTCGCTGTTCCTCTTCAACATGCTGCCGCTGCTCCCGCTCGACGGCGGCCACATCGCGGGGGCCCTGTGGGAGGCGCTGCGCCGGAACACGGCACGCGTCTTCAAGCGCCCCGACCCCGGCCCGTTCGACGTCGCCAAGCTGATGCCGGTCGCCTACGTGGTCGCCGGGGTCTTCATCTGCTTCACCCTGCTCGTCCTCGTCGCCGACGTGGTCAACCCGGTCAAGATCACCTGA
- the ispG gene encoding flavodoxin-dependent (E)-4-hydroxy-3-methylbut-2-enyl-diphosphate synthase has product MTAISLGMPAVPTKLAERRVSRQIQVGSVAVGGDAPVSVQSMTTTRTSDIGATLQQIAELTASGCQIVRVACPTQDDADALKTIASKSQIPVIADIHFQPKYVFAAIDAGCAAVRVNPGNIKQFDDKVKEIARAAKDAGTPIRIGVNAGSLDARLLKKYGKATPEALVESALWEASLFEEHGFRDIKISVKHNDPVVMVNAYRQLAAQCDYPLHLGVTEAGPAFQGTIKSAVAFGALLSEGIGDTIRVSLSAPPAEEVKVGLQILESLNLKQRRLEIVSCPSCGRAQVDVYKLADQVSAGLEGMEVPLRVAVMGCVVNGPGEAREADLGVASGNGKGQIFVKGEVIKTVPESKIVETLIEEAMKIAEQMEKDGIASGEPEVSIS; this is encoded by the coding sequence ATGACTGCGATTTCTCTCGGAATGCCCGCCGTTCCGACCAAGCTCGCCGAACGGCGGGTCAGCCGCCAGATCCAGGTCGGCTCGGTGGCGGTCGGCGGGGACGCGCCGGTCTCGGTCCAGTCGATGACGACGACGCGTACGTCGGACATCGGCGCGACGCTTCAGCAGATCGCGGAACTGACCGCGTCCGGCTGCCAGATCGTGCGCGTGGCCTGCCCGACGCAGGACGACGCGGACGCCCTGAAGACGATCGCCTCGAAGTCGCAGATCCCGGTGATCGCGGACATCCACTTCCAGCCGAAGTACGTGTTCGCCGCCATCGACGCCGGCTGCGCGGCGGTGCGGGTCAACCCCGGAAACATCAAGCAGTTCGACGACAAGGTCAAGGAGATCGCGCGGGCCGCGAAGGACGCCGGCACCCCGATCCGGATCGGCGTCAACGCCGGTTCGCTCGACGCGCGGCTGCTCAAGAAGTACGGCAAGGCCACCCCCGAGGCGCTCGTCGAGTCGGCGCTCTGGGAGGCGTCGCTCTTCGAGGAGCACGGCTTCCGCGACATCAAGATCTCGGTCAAGCACAACGACCCGGTCGTGATGGTCAACGCCTACCGCCAGCTCGCCGCCCAGTGCGACTACCCGCTGCACCTCGGCGTCACCGAGGCCGGCCCCGCCTTCCAGGGCACCATCAAGTCGGCCGTCGCCTTCGGTGCCCTGCTCAGCGAGGGCATCGGCGACACCATCCGCGTCTCGCTGTCCGCGCCCCCCGCCGAGGAGGTCAAGGTCGGCCTCCAGATCCTGGAGTCGCTGAACCTCAAGCAGCGCCGCCTGGAGATCGTCTCCTGCCCCTCCTGCGGCCGCGCCCAGGTCGACGTGTACAAGCTCGCCGACCAGGTCAGCGCCGGTCTGGAGGGCATGGAGGTCCCGCTGCGCGTCGCCGTCATGGGCTGTGTCGTCAACGGCCCCGGCGAGGCCCGTGAGGCCGACCTCGGCGTCGCCTCCGGCAACGGCAAGGGCCAGATCTTCGTCAAGGGCGAGGTCATCAAGACCGTGCCCGAGTCGAAGATCGTGGAGACCCTGATCGAGGAAGCCATGAAGATCGCCGAGCAGATGGAGAAGGACGGCATCGCCTCCGGCGAGCCCGAGGTCTCCATCAGCTGA
- a CDS encoding proline--tRNA ligase, whose protein sequence is MAQVQRMSRLMIKTLRDDPADAETLNHKLLVRAGYVRRTAAGIWSWLPLGKKVLENITRVVREEMDAIGGQEVLLPALLPKEPYEASGRYDEYGDLLFRLQDRKGSDYLLGPTHEEIFTQVVKDMCSSYKDLPVILYQIQTKYRDEARPRAGVLRGREFQMKDSYSFDTTDEGLVEAYQLHRAAYIRIFERLGLDHRIVSAVSGAMGGSASEEFLAPAPAGEDTFVDCPNCDYAANTEAVTFNATAGDASGAGPVEELDTPDTPTIETLAAHLGVPASATLKNLLVKVDGEIVAVGVPGDREVDLGKLGEHLAPAVVELVTAEDFVGRPDLVRGYVGPQGLEKVRYIADPRVAAGTAWITGANQEGKHAKNVVAGRDFEVDDYLDVVVVEAGDPCPKCGTGLQVDRAIEIGHIFQLGRKYADIFALDVLGQQGKPVRVTMGSYGIGVSRAVAALAEQTADDKGLCWPREVAPADVHVVAAGKALQTELALDVSEKLGAVGLRVLVDDRAGVSPGVKFTDSELIGVPKILVAGRRSAEGVLELKDRRTGEREELTVDEAIARLTEQQD, encoded by the coding sequence ATGGCCCAGGTCCAGCGCATGTCCCGATTGATGATCAAGACACTGCGCGACGACCCGGCGGACGCCGAGACGCTCAACCACAAGCTCCTCGTCCGAGCCGGCTACGTACGACGCACCGCCGCCGGAATCTGGTCCTGGCTCCCGCTCGGCAAGAAGGTGCTGGAGAACATCACCCGCGTCGTCCGCGAGGAGATGGACGCCATCGGCGGCCAGGAGGTCCTGCTCCCCGCTCTGCTGCCCAAGGAGCCCTACGAGGCGAGCGGCCGCTACGACGAGTACGGCGACCTGCTGTTCCGGCTCCAGGACCGCAAGGGTTCCGACTACCTCCTCGGCCCCACCCACGAGGAGATCTTCACCCAGGTCGTCAAGGACATGTGCTCGTCCTACAAGGACCTGCCCGTCATCCTGTACCAGATCCAGACGAAGTACCGCGACGAGGCCCGCCCCCGCGCCGGTGTGCTGCGTGGCCGCGAGTTCCAGATGAAGGACTCGTACTCCTTCGACACCACGGACGAGGGCCTGGTCGAGGCGTACCAGCTGCACCGCGCCGCCTACATCCGGATCTTCGAGCGGCTCGGCCTGGACCACCGCATCGTCTCCGCGGTCTCCGGCGCCATGGGCGGCTCCGCCTCCGAGGAGTTCCTGGCCCCCGCGCCCGCCGGCGAGGACACCTTCGTCGACTGCCCGAACTGCGACTACGCGGCCAACACCGAGGCCGTGACGTTCAACGCCACCGCCGGCGACGCCTCGGGAGCCGGGCCCGTCGAGGAGCTGGACACCCCCGACACCCCGACCATCGAGACCCTGGCCGCCCACCTCGGCGTGCCGGCCTCGGCCACCCTGAAGAACCTGCTGGTCAAGGTCGACGGCGAGATCGTCGCCGTGGGCGTGCCCGGTGACCGCGAGGTCGACCTCGGCAAGCTCGGCGAGCACCTGGCGCCGGCCGTCGTCGAGCTGGTCACCGCCGAGGACTTCGTGGGCCGCCCCGACCTCGTACGCGGCTACGTCGGCCCCCAGGGCCTGGAGAAGGTCCGCTACATCGCCGACCCCCGCGTCGCCGCCGGCACCGCCTGGATCACCGGCGCCAACCAGGAGGGCAAGCACGCGAAGAACGTCGTCGCGGGCCGCGACTTCGAGGTGGACGACTACCTGGACGTCGTCGTCGTCGAGGCGGGCGACCCCTGCCCCAAGTGCGGCACCGGCCTCCAGGTCGACCGCGCCATCGAGATCGGCCACATCTTCCAGCTCGGCCGCAAGTACGCCGACATCTTCGCGCTCGACGTGCTCGGCCAGCAGGGCAAGCCCGTCCGCGTCACGATGGGTTCGTACGGCATCGGCGTCTCCCGCGCGGTGGCCGCCCTCGCCGAGCAGACCGCCGACGACAAGGGCCTGTGCTGGCCCCGCGAGGTCGCCCCGGCCGATGTGCACGTGGTCGCCGCCGGCAAGGCCCTCCAGACCGAACTGGCCCTCGACGTCTCCGAGAAGCTGGGCGCCGTCGGCCTGCGCGTCCTGGTCGACGACCGCGCCGGCGTCTCTCCCGGCGTCAAGTTCACCGACTCCGAGCTGATCGGCGTCCCGAAGATCCTGGTCGCCGGCCGCCGCTCGGCCGAAGGCGTCCTGGAGCTGAAGGACCGCCGCACCGGCGAGCGCGAGGAGCTGACCGTCGACGAGGCGATCGCCCGCCTCACCGAGCAGCAGGACTGA
- a CDS encoding ferritin-like domain-containing protein — protein MSDGKGDGALEAAQAALAAEHAAIYGYGVAGGRVAAARRAEATTAHQAHRARRDALVRTVRDLGGEPVASDAAYALPFAVPDAAAAVRLAAVLEDRVAYVYSDLVRAAEGSLRRTAADALREAAVRAARWRGSGVPFPGLAERAGPKAGTDTRAGAAAAH, from the coding sequence ATGAGCGACGGCAAGGGCGACGGCGCCCTGGAAGCGGCCCAGGCGGCGCTGGCCGCCGAGCACGCCGCCATCTACGGCTACGGGGTCGCCGGCGGCCGGGTCGCCGCGGCGCGCCGGGCCGAGGCCACCACCGCGCACCAGGCCCACCGGGCCCGCCGGGACGCCCTGGTGCGCACGGTCCGGGACCTGGGCGGTGAGCCGGTGGCCTCGGACGCCGCGTACGCTCTGCCGTTCGCGGTGCCGGACGCGGCGGCCGCGGTGCGTCTGGCCGCCGTGCTGGAGGACCGCGTCGCGTACGTCTACTCCGACCTGGTCCGGGCCGCCGAAGGGTCGCTGCGGCGCACCGCCGCAGACGCGCTCCGGGAGGCCGCGGTACGCGCGGCGCGCTGGCGGGGCAGCGGCGTACCCTTTCCCGGGCTCGCCGAGCGGGCCGGGCCGAAGGCCGGAACGGACACGCGGGCCGGGGCCGCCGCCGCGCACTGA
- a CDS encoding GNAT family N-acetyltransferase encodes MLTHTTTRVLEPSDLGAALAVLESEPVVNAFVTSRVQIAGLDPWRLGGEMWGWYEDGRLRSLCYSGANLVPICAGPEAVRAFAERARRAGRRCSSIVGPAEPTAQLWRLLEPGWGPARDVRANQPLMVTESPSADVEPDPLVRRVRKDEMDILMPACVDMFTEEVGVSPLAGDGGLLYQARVAELVAAGRSFARIDDGKVVFKAEIGATTPQACQIQGVWVAPEFRGRGLSETGMAAVLRYALADVAPVVSLYVNDYNTPARKAYRRIGFRETGAFMSVLF; translated from the coding sequence GTGTTGACGCACACCACCACCCGGGTCCTCGAACCCAGCGACCTCGGTGCCGCACTCGCCGTCCTGGAGAGCGAGCCCGTGGTCAACGCCTTCGTGACGTCCCGCGTCCAGATCGCCGGACTCGACCCCTGGCGCCTCGGTGGCGAGATGTGGGGCTGGTACGAGGACGGCCGGCTGCGCTCCCTGTGCTACTCGGGCGCCAACCTCGTCCCCATCTGCGCGGGCCCCGAGGCCGTACGCGCCTTCGCCGAACGCGCCCGCCGGGCCGGCCGCCGCTGCTCCTCCATCGTCGGCCCCGCAGAGCCCACCGCCCAGCTGTGGCGTCTCCTCGAACCCGGCTGGGGCCCCGCCCGCGACGTCCGGGCCAACCAGCCGCTCATGGTTACCGAGAGCCCGTCCGCCGACGTGGAGCCCGACCCGCTCGTCCGCCGCGTCCGCAAGGACGAGATGGACATCCTGATGCCCGCCTGCGTGGACATGTTCACCGAGGAGGTCGGCGTCTCCCCGCTGGCCGGCGACGGCGGACTCCTCTACCAGGCCCGCGTCGCCGAACTCGTCGCCGCCGGGCGCTCGTTCGCCCGGATCGACGACGGCAAGGTCGTCTTCAAGGCGGAGATCGGCGCCACCACCCCGCAGGCCTGCCAGATCCAGGGCGTGTGGGTCGCCCCCGAATTCCGCGGCCGGGGCCTCTCCGAGACCGGCATGGCCGCCGTGCTGCGGTACGCGCTGGCCGACGTCGCCCCGGTCGTCAGCCTGTACGTCAACGACTACAACACCCCCGCGCGCAAGGCGTACCGCCGCATCGGCTTCCGGGAGACCGGCGCCTTCATGAGCGTGCTGTTCTGA
- the rimP gene encoding ribosome maturation factor RimP, translated as MSTTQSERLRGLVEPLVSAEQLELEEIEVSRAGRRRVLRIVVDSDEGVELDTCAELSRAISAKLDETDAMGEDEYVLEVSSPGADRPLTEHRHYVRNTGRLARLTLSEGGELVARILAVDEDGLDLEVPGVKGRKPTARRIAFDEIAKARVELEFNRKDKKEEEA; from the coding sequence ATGAGCACCACCCAGAGCGAGAGGCTGCGCGGGCTGGTCGAACCGCTCGTCAGCGCCGAGCAGCTGGAGCTGGAAGAGATCGAAGTCTCCCGGGCAGGCCGCCGCCGGGTGCTGAGGATCGTCGTGGACTCCGACGAGGGTGTCGAGCTCGACACCTGTGCCGAGCTGAGCCGGGCGATCTCCGCGAAGCTCGACGAGACCGACGCGATGGGCGAGGACGAGTACGTCCTGGAGGTCAGTTCCCCCGGGGCCGACCGCCCGCTGACGGAGCACCGCCACTACGTACGCAACACCGGCCGGCTGGCCAGGCTGACCCTGAGCGAGGGCGGCGAGCTGGTGGCCCGCATCCTCGCGGTCGACGAGGACGGTCTCGACCTGGAGGTGCCGGGCGTCAAGGGCCGCAAGCCCACTGCCCGCCGGATCGCCTTCGACGAGATCGCCAAGGCCCGCGTGGAGCTGGAATTCAACCGCAAGGACAAGAAGGAAGAGGAGGCGTAG
- a CDS encoding GNAT family N-acetyltransferase has translation MAAASGGGPRTTGVHVGPIDLAARVDEALAVQAVAFGLGAEEIEVRRHIVLRHLDHPQARALGALTPDGRLVGFVYGMPNERGHWWSTVVEPYLRATGSAHWLDDAFVITELHVHPDFQNRGIGRTLITTVTDAVPQPRSILSAIDTDSPARGLYRSLGYQDLARQVLFPSAPKPYAVMGAPLPLRRT, from the coding sequence ATGGCAGCAGCTTCCGGGGGCGGCCCCCGCACCACCGGCGTCCACGTCGGGCCGATCGACCTCGCGGCGCGCGTCGACGAGGCGCTCGCCGTCCAGGCCGTCGCCTTCGGCCTGGGTGCCGAGGAGATCGAGGTCCGCCGCCATATCGTGCTCCGGCACCTCGACCACCCGCAGGCCCGCGCGCTCGGCGCCCTGACCCCCGATGGCCGGCTCGTCGGCTTCGTGTACGGCATGCCCAACGAGCGCGGCCACTGGTGGTCCACCGTGGTCGAGCCCTATCTCCGCGCCACCGGCAGCGCCCACTGGCTCGACGACGCCTTCGTGATCACCGAACTCCACGTCCACCCGGACTTCCAGAACCGGGGCATCGGCCGCACCCTCATCACCACCGTCACGGACGCGGTGCCCCAGCCCCGCTCGATCCTCTCCGCGATCGACACCGACAGCCCGGCGCGCGGCCTCTACCGCTCGCTCGGCTACCAGGACCTGGCCCGCCAGGTGCTCTTCCCCAGCGCACCCAAGCCGTACGCGGTCATGGGAGCGCCCCTGCCACTGCGCCGTACGTGA